AATGAATCTTACAGGGATTTCTGATGCTGTAAGTCCAGAACCCAAATACTCGTTTCCACGTATTGTTTTTATATCTGCCCATGGTTCAGCAATTACCTTTTCTTTGTAGCTGTTGGGCATTGGTCCACTACTTATCCTTTCAAGTATTTCTATTCTATTATTAAAATGATATGCCATTGTTAACCTCCTAAAACGTGCACATGTGCACTATTTTTTCCACGTGGAAACATTTGAAATGCTTTGCAAATTTTGCAAACTTAAAATGAGTATTCTATAAATATAGAAAACCTAAATTCATGTACGTGTATGAATTCGAAAAGCGTGTACGTCCTCGCATTTCTGCAATAGTTGTAGAAACTCAAATTGTAAGTTTTCTATAAATGTGGAAAACTAAAGTGTTCGACATCGAACGTTAGAGTTTCAAGCGAGCGCTCGCTTACATCGCTCTTAAAAACTGCTCATAATTATCAAACAACCCTACATACGCATCTAATAACGATGCTGTACCATCAATACGGCGCTTCGGTGATTGATTCTTAACAGGAACGATATTACCGTTTCGGTCAGTTTCTACACCCGTATTAGTTAAGCACCACTTCAATATAGGATTGTTATTATAATTAATTTTATGCTTCTCTAAATCAGCACCCATATTTTGCATTGGTAGACTTAATGTCTTTGCTCCTTGTGGTGTACGTACCATTTTAAAGCCGTTAGCTTCCATCTCATCAACCCAGTACCGAGCTGAATAATTATCGTAATATATCCATAGTGGCGTGATGTCATATTCATTCAACATCTCTAAAAACCAATCTGTGATGTCGCTGTAATCAATTGTATTGCCTCTACACAAACGAAGTAATCCTTGTTCATACCATTTGTCATAAGGTATCTTATCTTCGTCTACACGCTTTCTGAGGTTATCCTCAGGCAACCAATACATCTGATGCACATAACGTATTTCTGTTTCAGGTTCTACAAATAACAATGTGGCGCAACTCAAATCGGTTGTGATACTTAAATCAGCACCACCTATCGCATAACTACCTGAGAAGTCACGTATATCAAAGGTATCTTCATTATTAATCGCCTCAAATGTGAGCCATGCGCTATGTGTAACTTCACGTATATTAAAATCTTTAGTTAAGATACCCGTTAAGTCATTTACATTGTTTTTAGCACGTGCAACTTTGCGTTCTAAGTCCTCTACCTTTTTTGATACACCTAAAGCAGGATTTGCCTTTTGCCAGCATTCAGGTATCTTATATTCAGCTTTATGATCTAACTCGTACATAATCGGTAAAAAGTTATCATCTTCAAATTTACCGTCAACCACGTTACAAGCATACTCATATAAGTCATCAAATATCGTACCTCTATGTGTTCCAGCCGTTGTAATCATAATCAATAACGGTTGTGTACGTGCTGACTGAGATTGTTTCATTACTTCATATAAATTGCGGTCTTGAATAGAATGTAATTCGTCAATCACAACAAGATGTGCATTCAATCCATCTAATGAATTTGAGTTTTTTCCTAATGACTGCATCTTGCTAAAGTTATGCGCAAAATATAAATCACTCTTACGCTTACGGATATTCTTGTTTAAATCAGGACTCTGTACAATCATCTCATGTGCTTGATCGAATAAGATATTAGCTTGGTCACGTTTCGATGCAACTGAGTAAACTTCTGAGCCACTTTCTCCGTCGGCAATCATCATATATAATGCAATCGCACTTAACATTGTTGTTTTACCATTCTTACGACCTACAAAGAAAAAAGATTCAGTATAACGTCGGTAACCTGTTTCCTTATCTACAAACCCAAATAGCGCCGAAATATAGGCTTTTTGAAACAAATCTAACTTTAGGGGCTTACCCGCCAGCTCACCTTTAGAATGACGGCAGAAACGCTCTATAAAAGCGATAGGGCGTTCTGCTTTAGATTCATCATAAATGTATTTGTCGTGATGCTCCATGTCATCTAAGAGCTTCTTATATTGTTTACGTACACGTTTTGAAGCTACAATATCGCCACTTTCAATTTTTTGGTAATACTGTTTAATGTAGTTAGCCATTCGTCACAAAGTCCATAAACGCATCTGATTTTTCTACTCGTTGAGGCAGGAACGACAATAGTTGCTTATAAGTGGCGTTATACTTTGTTACAGTTGTATTGTATGACTTCATAGCTGGGTTCTCTTTAAGGTATGATTGTTCACCTTGTGTAAATACGTATATTGCACCATGCTCACGTACAGTGCGTTTTAATTCGTCCAGTGTTTCTTTCATAAATGTTAGCTCTTCTAACAAATCGTAAGCTATATGTTTGTTTTCTATATCATTTTTATCAATGTATGTTTTAAGTTTTTCCAAATTGATATATTTCATTTTCATATTCTCCAATCTTGATTTTTAGGTACCCCTAAATATTGAAAATATTGGGTGGAGGAAAAGAAAACTCCCTGCACCGTTTCCCAGACACTCTTTTACCTCCGAAATTATAGGGGGGGTACTTAATTAATTTATACTTTTATTATATTTCCGTCTTTATCGAATTGTAATCCTTCCCCAATTGCTGGTGTCCCGAAATGTTCCTGATTATGGCACGTCTGACACAATGCTTCCAAATGGTCGTGGTTCAATGATACAAATGGATTCTTATAATTCTCAGCATTCAAATGTATTTTATGATGACAAATAGACGCTAACCCACCGCAACGCTCACATATATAGTGCTGTTTCGACATATAACTATCTCTGCACTTAACCCATTCACTACTTTTATAAAACGAATGTGGAATACTTCTAACCATTATACTCACGTCCTAACGCTGTCAAAGATACCAATAGTCCATCTATTGTACGTTTTAATCGCTCACTGTCTTGTGTATGTGGGTCAAACCACAATTGCAATATAAACTTAGCTGTTGTTTGTGCAAGTGGTTCTACTGGTTCATCTAACCAATCTCTGCCTGTGGTTAGATATAAGTAGTTAGGAATAGTTTCGATTAATGGAGTGATGATGTCGTCGTTGAAATCCCCATCTATCCTTAATGCGTTACGTGCATCTTCTATTGATATAATCATTGTTTCACTTCCTTATGAAAAAGGACACCAGCTATTAACTGATGCCCTAGTTATTTATTACGCTCCTACATCAGATGAAGCACTTGTTAACTTAACGAAAGCATCATCAACTAAAACGCGTGTATCTGCGACCGCCATTGCTCGATAGTCAATCAAGCCTGAACGGAATGAAGACTCACGAGAAGATTCAAGCATAATGCCTTGCGGTAAGTTGTAACCGAGATAGTTAAAGTCTCCTAATAGAATTGTGCCGTCTTCGATATTGTCATCAATAATGACTGGCTTACCGAAGATATAACCAACATTCTCACGTTGCGCATCTTGTACAAAGATAGGACGTTTATTACCATCTTCAACGCCATACACTGTGTTATATAACGTTGCATTGCTCATAGCGAATTTTGCATTTTGTGCATAACCACGTTTTAACATTCCCAACGCTTTTGTGAAATCAGTATATTTTCCTGTAAGCTCTAAGCTGTTTTCATCATTCCATGTGATACCTGTCAATATACCTTGACCTTGATTGTTACCCGTACCATTAATCAATGCGTATTCGATCGCTTCTACAACGCAGTTAGTCAATTCTTCAACAAGATATGATTCAAATGCTGAAATACTCATCGTTTTAGCTTTCACTGAGATACTAAAGATTTTAATAATCTCATTCGCTTCAAAAGATACCGCTGTTGTAACTACTTTGTCTGCCTCTACTTTAGCCCCCTCAGTATGCCATTCGGCGCGCTCTTGTGGCGTACTAATTGGGATACGGATTTTTGTAGGCATATTGAATGAACGTACATTTGCAAGTAAGCCACCTTGTGTACGCGCACGACGAATCACTTCGTTTAATGTTTGTTCTGGTATGACTGCTGATGCATTTGAAGATGAAGTAAATTCATCTGCGCGGTGTTCTGATTTTTGAATATCCATAGCGTGATTGAATGAACGTTGTTCCACATCTGATAATTCTTGTCCTAACATTTTCTTAAAGAATGCTGATCGGTATTCTTCTGTACCGAATACATTATTATTTTGAACTTCATTATTTTGTTTAAATTGTTGTCCTGTAATAGGGTTATATGAACGATTTTCCACTTGTTCTTGCTCCTTTTCTTTAATGTTTTCTTTAGCTTGATTTAAGCCTTCAATTTCAATATTTAACTTTGTCACGTCTGCTTCTGGGTCATTTTCGATTGTGCCTCTAATTTCACCAGCCCGTGTTTCAATATCTTCAAGTGACGCATTACGATAATGATTAAATGCTTCTTGTACTG
This region of Staphylococcus sp. IVB6240 genomic DNA includes:
- a CDS encoding phage head closure protein, translating into MAYHFNNRIEILERISSGPMPNSYKEKVIAEPWADIKTIRGNEYLGSGLTASEIPVRFIIRYREGITSKQRIKWKDLDFNIESVQNDNGLNRTLTIYGKAYK
- a CDS encoding terminase TerL endonuclease subunit, with protein sequence MANYIKQYYQKIESGDIVASKRVRKQYKKLLDDMEHHDKYIYDESKAERPIAFIERFCRHSKGELAGKPLKLDLFQKAYISALFGFVDKETGYRRYTESFFFVGRKNGKTTMLSAIALYMMIADGESGSEVYSVASKRDQANILFDQAHEMIVQSPDLNKNIRKRKSDLYFAHNFSKMQSLGKNSNSLDGLNAHLVVIDELHSIQDRNLYEVMKQSQSARTQPLLIMITTAGTHRGTIFDDLYEYACNVVDGKFEDDNFLPIMYELDHKAEYKIPECWQKANPALGVSKKVEDLERKVARAKNNVNDLTGILTKDFNIREVTHSAWLTFEAINNEDTFDIRDFSGSYAIGGADLSITTDLSCATLLFVEPETEIRYVHQMYWLPEDNLRKRVDEDKIPYDKWYEQGLLRLCRGNTIDYSDITDWFLEMLNEYDITPLWIYYDNYSARYWVDEMEANGFKMVRTPQGAKTLSLPMQNMGADLEKHKINYNNNPILKWCLTNTGVETDRNGNIVPVKNQSPKRRIDGTASLLDAYVGLFDNYEQFLRAM
- a CDS encoding head-tail connector protein; the protein is MIISIEDARNALRIDGDFNDDIITPLIETIPNYLYLTTGRDWLDEPVEPLAQTTAKFILQLWFDPHTQDSERLKRTIDGLLVSLTALGREYNG
- a CDS encoding phage major capsid protein, which codes for MFNTVQEAFNHYRNASLEDIETRAGEIRGTIENDPEADVTKLNIEIEGLNQAKENIKEKEQEQVENRSYNPITGQQFKQNNEVQNNNVFGTEEYRSAFFKKMLGQELSDVEQRSFNHAMDIQKSEHRADEFTSSSNASAVIPEQTLNEVIRRARTQGGLLANVRSFNMPTKIRIPISTPQERAEWHTEGAKVEADKVVTTAVSFEANEIIKIFSISVKAKTMSISAFESYLVEELTNCVVEAIEYALINGTGNNQGQGILTGITWNDENSLELTGKYTDFTKALGMLKRGYAQNAKFAMSNATLYNTVYGVEDGNKRPIFVQDAQRENVGYIFGKPVIIDDNIEDGTILLGDFNYLGYNLPQGIMLESSRESSFRSGLIDYRAMAVADTRVLVDDAFVKLTSASSDVGA